In the Streptomyces sp. 3214.6 genome, TGCACCGGGACGCCGCCCGAGGGAGACTGCGCGGCGGGGGCGTCGAGGGTGGCGACGGCGGCGTGCCGCTGTGTGCCCTCGGTGCCGTCGGCCTCGGTGGTGGAGGCGGCGACGGCCCAGCTCGGGACGTTCTCCTCGGCCGTCACGGGGGCCTCGACGGCGGCCGGGGCGTCCGTGGTGGCGACCGCGGCCTGCGCGGTGTCGGCCGGGGTCTGCGTGCTGTCGGCCGAGGCGTCCTCGGAAGCGGCCTGCGCCAGCGCGCCCTTGGTCCTCAGCGGGACCTCCTTGATGAACAGGGTGATCAGGAAGGCCAGGAGGGCCAGGCCGGAGGCGATCAGGAAGACGTCCGCGATGCCGTGGCCGTACGCGCTCTCCATGACCGTGCGCAGCGGCGCGGGCAGCTTGTCCATGTCCGGGATGGAGTCGCTGGAGCTCGAACCGGACGCGAGGGAGGCGTACTTGGGGCCGAGGTCGGCGATGCCGTCCTTGGCGTAGTCGGTGATGCGGTTGGCCATGACGGCGCCCAGCGCCGAGACGCCCATCGCACCGCCGAGGGACCGGAAGAAGGTCACGGTCGAGCTGGCCGAGCCGAGGTCGCTCGGGTCCACCTGGTTCTGCGTGGAGAGCACCAGGTTCTGCATCATCATGCCGACGCCGAGACCCAGCAGCGACATGAAGACCGCGGTCTTCCAGTAGTCCGTGTCGTAGCGGATCGTGCCCAGCAGTCCGAGGCCGGCCGTGATGAGCACACCGCCGCTGACCAGCCAGGCCTTCCACTTTCCGGTGCGGGTGATGAACTGTCCGGAGACGGTGGAGGAGACGAACAGACCGCCGATCATCGGGATCGTCATGACGCCCGACATGGTCGGGGACTTGTCCCGGGCCAGCTGGAAGTACTGCGCGAAGAAGACGGTCCCGGAGAACATCGCCACGCCCACGAACATCGACGCGATCGACGACAGCGTGATGGTGCGGTTGCGGAAGAGCCGCAGCGGGATGATCGGCTCCTTGGCCCTCGACTCGACGAACACGAAGACGAGCCCGAGCAGGACCGACCCCGCGACCATCGCGTACGTCTGCCAGGACAGCCAGTCGTACTTGTCACCGGCGAAGGTGACCCAGACCAGCAGCAGGGAGACCGCGGCGGAGATGAAGAACGCGCCGGCCCAGTCGACCTTGACGTCCCGCTTCACGACCGGCAGGTGCAGGGTCTTCTGCAGCACGATCAGCGCGATGACGGCGAAGGGCACGCCGACGTAGAAGCACCAGCGCCAGCCGAGCCAGCTCGTGTCGGTGATGACACCGCCGAGCAGCGGACCGCCGACGGTGGCGACGGCGAAGGTCGCGCCGAGGTAACCGGAGTAGCGCCCGCGCTCACGCGGGGAGATCATCGCGGCCATCACGATCTGCGCGAGGGCGGAAAGCCCGCCCACGCCGACGCCCTGGACGACACGGCAGGCGATCAGCATGCCGGAGTTCTGCGAGAGCCCGGCCGCGGCCGACCCCAGCACATAGATGACGAGCGCTATCTGGACGAGCGCCTTCTTGTCGTAGAGGTCGGCGAGCTTGCCCCACAGGGGGGTGGTCGCCGTCATCGCCAGCAGGGTGGCGGTCACGACCCAGGTGTAGGCGGACTGGCCGCCGCCGAGGTCGCCGATGATCTCCGGGAGGGCGTTCGAGACGATCGTGGAGGACAGGATCGCGACGAACATGCCGAGCAGCAGCCCGGAGAGCGCCTCCATGATCTGCCGGTGCGTCATCGGAGCGTCCGCGGCGGAGCCGTGGGACCCTCCGCCGTGCTTCGCGTGAGCCCGCACACCGGCTGGTGTGGTCGTTGCCATGGGCTTCCTTCTCTTACGTTGCTTGTGCGGGTGTACGGGTGGTCTGTGTCCGTTCGCCCCCGGAGACGGGGGGAACGGGGGTGGAACCGGGGACGGAACCGGGGGCTGAAACGGATGAAACGGGAGGCGGGGGTGCGGGCGGAGGGGGTGCGGGCGGGGGCGGCGGCCGGTGCGGGACCGTCCGGCAGTCGCCGAAGCTGGCGCGCAGCCGGGTCAGCAGTCCGATGAGCTGGCCGACCTCGGCGTCGGTCCAGTCGCCCAGCCGCTGCGTCAGCAGCTCGGTGCTCCGACGGGACAGTTCGGCGAGCATCGCGTGCCCCTCGGGGGTGAGGCGCAGGATGCGGGAGCGTTTGTCCGCCGGGTCGGGGCAGCGCTCGATCCAACCGCG is a window encoding:
- a CDS encoding MFS transporter — encoded protein: MATTTPAGVRAHAKHGGGSHGSAADAPMTHRQIMEALSGLLLGMFVAILSSTIVSNALPEIIGDLGGGQSAYTWVVTATLLAMTATTPLWGKLADLYDKKALVQIALVIYVLGSAAAGLSQNSGMLIACRVVQGVGVGGLSALAQIVMAAMISPRERGRYSGYLGATFAVATVGGPLLGGVITDTSWLGWRWCFYVGVPFAVIALIVLQKTLHLPVVKRDVKVDWAGAFFISAAVSLLLVWVTFAGDKYDWLSWQTYAMVAGSVLLGLVFVFVESRAKEPIIPLRLFRNRTITLSSIASMFVGVAMFSGTVFFAQYFQLARDKSPTMSGVMTIPMIGGLFVSSTVSGQFITRTGKWKAWLVSGGVLITAGLGLLGTIRYDTDYWKTAVFMSLLGLGVGMMMQNLVLSTQNQVDPSDLGSASSTVTFFRSLGGAMGVSALGAVMANRITDYAKDGIADLGPKYASLASGSSSSDSIPDMDKLPAPLRTVMESAYGHGIADVFLIASGLALLAFLITLFIKEVPLRTKGALAQAASEDASADSTQTPADTAQAAVATTDAPAAVEAPVTAEENVPSWAVAASTTEADGTEGTQRHAAVATLDAPAAQSPSGGVPVHGFVRGAESAPVPQAAVTLISLGGRQLGRSVAQADGAYALDAPGTGSYVLIASADGFQPQASTVVVNGEPVAYDILLSGTSGLSGVVRAAESGDGVKDAMVIVTDVRGDLLATAATGEQGEFSFAELVPGAVTVAVNAVGFRPRALPVEIGATGVTRAEVVLDAGAQLQGVVRAPHGPLADARVTLVDAAGNVVGTATTGADGAYAFADLDGGDYTVIATGYPPVATALTVAGAGVDGHDIELAHPGE
- a CDS encoding MarR family winged helix-turn-helix transcriptional regulator translates to MAGQAQYEELARQLSAVGAVKRDLGRILPHDCSAGSAAVLALLGRHGDMRMSNLSELLAVDMSVTSRHAAHLADRGWIERCPDPADKRSRILRLTPEGHAMLAELSRRSTELLTQRLGDWTDAEVGQLIGLLTRLRASFGDCRTVPHRPPPPPAPPPPAPPPPVSSVSAPGSVPGSTPVPPVSGGERTQTTRTPAQAT